The Cicer arietinum cultivar CDC Frontier isolate Library 1 chromosome 1, Cicar.CDCFrontier_v2.0, whole genome shotgun sequence genome contains the following window.
TGAAATGAGAATGAATGTGAGAAGAGATAGATGTGAGATATATAGCagatttatatttaatgtaagAATTGATATAAAAGAATGTGGATTTTCCCGGTCAAATGTGATATATATCTTCCAGGCCCCTCGTGATCCAATAGAAGTATAAAAGTCAACTGTTTAATGTGACCAACTTCTTATATCAAAAATATTCACAACAATAGTAGTGCGTTGATGTACCATCAGCGACTTTGCAATGTGGATGAAAAAATGCATGTTTGATATGAATAGATGAATTCacacttgaaaaaaaatttgttggtGTCAAGTGTAAGTTAGAAGTCTTACATGTTTGAACCATATAAATGAAAATACTTATATATGGTTTTTCTTTGTCCAATGTGTTTATTTATGGACTCTGGTCACTCAAGAGAGATAATATAGGAAATTTTTATGTGTTTAATCTAGATATGTGAGTGTGAGAAAATATAGTTTGATTGAATTCTATGAAatgtaatagttttatttaaagGATTATCTTCAAATTCCAAATATTATGTTACATAGTTATACTCGACTGAACAATTACTCAATAAGTTAAAAGAGAAAAAGTTTGTAATAATTGTGTTTTGCTATCGTATAGAAACAACTTTTAagattttcaataaataatacaCTTTGCAAGCTTTAGAATAAatgtaaaatgaaatttatcattttcCAAGGTCAATATGTAATCCCTTCACATTAATATTCTCAACCTACACACATAAAGGAAGGGAATAAAAGCATTTTGCTAGTAGTATTTCAGATAAATTTCTTTACTAAAAGTCAACATTTCTAAGCAAAATTATGGAAAATTCTTAATTCAAACAAATGCTATTGGTGATTCCTCAATTAGAGACATCTTATATTTTCTCACTTTATATCTTTCTTATCACTTTGAGGGAATCTATACATTCATTGGGCTGATTGGTATATAGAATATATTTAGTCATAGGAAAGCTTATTCAATACTTATTCTTTTAGTAGCTATGTTTGCCACCATAAAAGAGTGAACAAAAAGAGATTGAAAAGCAATTGTGTCACATGCTTATCACTTCTAATCTGCTTTTGCATCAACATTGCACCCATGACTATATAATTTCTCAAAGATTCAAGAATGCTCAAGATATCTATGGCCCTAGAATCCAAACTACTTTATTCACTccatcatatatttttatactcaCTAGAAATGATGATTAACCATATAactccaaataaataaattaaatttcctCTGTAGAATCATTGCCTACTAATTAatcattgtaaaataattatttatgctGCCATCATACATCACTGAGATGATTAATGTGTTTGCTTTATTGATGATCACATAATAGCAAAACATACAACTTGTAATGTGAAATATGTAAAAGGGTATAGTGTCACTAATTTGTATGCAATTTCTACAAACAAATAAAACTCTTCAAAACATAGATTTTATATCTTAAGTTTCTATTGGAATCttatattaattttgtcttAAGTTTATAATTGATTATAGATTGTGAAAAGGGTCTAACATATTAGTAAAGGACCTTTAGACCACTTGTTAATTAAAAGGATATATACAAGTGGACATAAACTCACgataaataatgataaattatgCATGAGATTGATCCAACGTTTTGAGAGGAAAGTAAACTCGTAAAAGTAGGTTTAATGTTATTAAGTTGTCTTGagatttaaaacaaaatattatttgagacatttttaaaataaataataatattttatgtaaaatattttttcttattaaattcttattttataaagtagattgatatgatttttttattgtttgtctATATTGGAATTTAACCAAATTGTTTTATAAGtcaaaattatttcataatatattttaaaatttaaatctcacattataacaataataatatgaatagaaaaaatactacttaaattatgaaaaatctaACAATATATGGGCAATtattaaacaatatatatatatgaggtagatgttttttatttagaaaaaaaaattaaattgtaatgcTCACAAAGTGTAAATTACTTATTAAGACACATCAATGGAGTGTTAAAAGACACACACAACCTTCTCACCACTGCTTTCGTCTAAGCAACTTATTATAAGTTGGGGGCACTCTTTCNNNNNNNNNNNNNNNNNNNNNNNNNNNNNNNNNNNNNNNNNNNNNNNNNNNNNNNNNNNNNNNNNNNNNNNNNNNNNNNNNNNNNNNNNNNNNNNNNNNNNNNNNNNNNNNNNNNNNNNNNNNNNNNNNNNNNNNNNNNNNNNNNNNNNNNNNNNNNNNNNNNNNNNNNNNNNNNNNNNNNNNNNNNNNNNNCTACAAACAACAATTTTAGCTTATGGTCATATATACATAGAAAAatgcataaattttataaaaccaGAAATACGTAAATTAAAAGTCATAATGTCGATGGTTTTGATCGGAGCAACCATACTTTCATAGCCCACAAGATGGTAAACTCAATAGAAGGGCGATCAATTGGTCATTTTAGTTTAATCTTCCTAAAAAGTGGTATAATTGTGAGAAATATCAAGTTATACATATATCTTGTTCACGTGACATAGCAGCATGTTCTagcataataaaatatgattattggtCACTTATACATGACGTGTGCAAGgtggaaataataataaaaatccacCTTGAAAGGTTCAAACCTATATCCAATAAAGGAAAGGTTCAAACCTATATCCAATAAAAATCTACCTTGAAAGGTTCAAACCTATATCCAATAAAATCTACCTTGAAATATGAGGTATGTCACAATCCTCATATGGATAGTCTAAAAATGTCATCCAAAGAATAAGCCCAATGAACAAAAATAGACACCATATAAAGAGTACTAAGAAAGTACGAGTTATGTCCGGTcattaatcataataaaaaacattgttggcacatctactcaattacattaatttgatatattttttttttatttaatgtattttgttggattccattaatatattataacaaatttttttattatattttatgtattattttaacatattttttaaatttgtttaaggaaacaaaaacaaaaaataaacgaGTACACGGTGGCATTTCTAGGATGAGACTttctaaaaaaagaagaaaaatattttacatgatCACATCCTTAAGTTGCAAcctgttgaaagagaaaaaaacaaaatttaatatattagttttaaagtagagtatcttaaataaaaaagttttaaaaaggGATATATAATAGAGAGAGAAAATCCAAGAAATGCCATCACCTATATCATCTGAGGGAGAAGTGATAGAAAAGATTTTTATGAAGGATTAGAGgaaaaaggaataaaaatatatttgatttaaaagacAAGAGGGATGAGAGaaatttcaaatgatttataagttattttgatCTTTATCCTTTtccaaaaatagttttatttttaaataaaaaaaagttccttactattttgtaaaaaataaagttaagaGTATAATTTGCAAATTAAATTTTTCCTTAATAATACACTCTTAATAATCGGGATATTAAATAAATCcaaattaatatcataaaatagtATAATGGTTACCAATGTTACAAAACTTACAAATATTATAAGATGTAAATGATTGTAATGCCTGCATTTGGAgtaaaatatcttaattttgtTGTAATGAAAAATAAGCAGATAGTAATTAGTTCCCTCCCAATTAATGTcaatttctctaaaatcccaatAATTCTTTTGTATTTCGAACAAAAACCAAtttattagatttaatttttttattgagattgtttaaattaaatataatcaacgattttttcttaaaatacataatgtaattaattttattttagatagaataaataaatagtaatatatGATTTGGTAAAAGAAAAATGAGATTTGACTATGTAATCaattatatgattttatattattttattgaagatttgactatttaatagaaaaatgaCTTTTTAAATCGGATGTGACTTCAATTGTttcaaaaattacttttaattttaaaccaactttaaaaaaattccgATTTTGAAAGAGTTACTTTTAAATCACACTACTATAGGAATATGTCGTTTACCTATGGAAAATTTATGTGGCAATctctttagaattttttttgcaGATTTGCTTCACAGAAGAAAATTTTCGACcgatggattaagattttgtaGAAAACATCTTAgcaattttgtttgtttgttttgttatgGATTTAGTTACGAATATTGTTCGTCGTAATAATCTACAGCAACATTTCAATGCAACATaatttcttattaattttttgtagcAAAGTCCTAAGATCACTTAAATCTACAGAAATATCCTAAAGTAACTTAGTCTCTTATTCATGAATTAATTTGCAATAAAATTTCAAGGTAAATTTTTGCTTACTAAATCCACAATAAAATCCTAAGattaacttaaataaattaaaatattattgtaaaaaaatattatttaaattacttttaaaataaattatattttttaagtcattGTTTTGTTTAACACACTAGGTTAAAGTAGTATAAATTAGAGAAAAGGATGATAAAAGAAATatgagaaaataataataataagttttatataaaaaatttatattctttCTCTTTCGATGGggtcaaatttatttttctcacacattttttttaatatttatataaaataataaatttaaaattaatttattacaataaaaaaagtaatcattatacaataataaaataattatattaaatttatattttatatacattaaagattaaaatataaaaaaatattaaataaaaaatttaaatgcactttttacgattttaatatatatgtgaattttttatttgtcaaataataaaaacatatagaTAGAGTACTCGAGAGTAATGATTGTTTCATTTTTGGGTGAAGTATTAAATACATAATTCACACATGAAACACCATTCAAATAATCTATTAGATTAAAAAACTTAGTTAtagttttgattaatttattttagttaaattacgaaaatagttattcatcttttttctcttcaattttggtctccaaacatatttttaatttaaaatttgataaaatgtcattttttaagaCACACCACACAATTTATGATCATAGTTCTCATGTataattgttgcaccacgagatcttgaaGCATGATGTggcttaaataaacgcaaaaaatgacacttcatcaAGATTTAGACTAAAAATTTGTTTGGATGATCAAaactgaagaaaaataaaatgtgatgactatttttgtaattcaactaaaatatgataaccaaaattataattaaatctatattaaatataattaataataaaatttcacatGTAAGTTATTTATGTTGGGGAGTCAtagtcaatgtgggactaaTTACTCATAATTGAGAACAAATCTCTCCCTCAATTATGAGTTCCCACCACTAAATTTGATCTAAGTGAtaccacatctcaacccaaaaccttaaagcATTAGGTTTATGAGttattctccttatatatcaaatatttcatcataaccactcataattgaatttcaacaatttaataagtataaaatgacataatagTTCATTCTTGagatcttaaaaaaaaactataaataaatgaaaagtagtgaaatcttttttttttttactacagAAGTAGTTGTGatatctcttttatttcctttcattatttatttttatttttatctaaatttaatttgttattcatcataaaatatttaaacaataaatttaatcaatatttCATTTCACTCTAGTGcactctttttatttaaataatattaacaacacattcatgaatatttttttttaaaaaaaatattcttttatatgagttaaaatttattatttcacaAACGTATATAGAATCTACACAATTTAGTGACATAATGGGAATTTCAAACCCATACAAAAAGATGTGtcgaaacaacaaaaataaaagatacaaaaaaaatatgttttttttcaatttttcaaccGTCTTTAACTTCGGTTAAccttaaaatattagtttgtcCAACTTTTTTCCTCAACCATTTAATTAACTTGACAGCATCTACACCCTCTCCAATAACTACCAACTTGTCTTTCTCTTCTCCCTCTAACCCAACAAAATTCACACCTACATTTAATCAATTGCAAAACTTTAGTAAAATAAATCAACATAGGTTAGAAAATGTTAGATTAacgaaaaaaaatgaaattcgtCCCTAATAATTGCTCACATAAtttagtaattatatttatttactcatTCATCAGTTTTGATtgctaattttatatttttaagaagttatttgaaagaaattaagaaagaatctaccaacaaaaaaaagaaattaaaaaagaaaatatcgTTAGTCACGAACCGTATGTTGAAGCTACAACCTTGAACGCTTTGGTGCGACACTTTTGACAGTTCATGTAAACCTTCATCACAATCTTTTGCTgcaaaaccaaacaaaatcaTTGCATTGAAAAGGGTCAGTTACTAATTTAGTGTACCGAAACAGAGCAAGtgattcttatttatattaaaaatgaaaagggAAAAAAGTGATGTAATTGCATCTATATACCTTCATGTTTTCAGAGATTAAATTCTTATGAACTTCATTTCCATGTTGAACATTTTATAAGTATCAATTTATTGAAGCAAAGCTAAAGTAAGTCGTAAGTCAAAGTCGTGCATGTAACAAACAATGTGTGGGACATATATTAAATACATAACATCGGAAATTTCTGGaacataatattaaatataaacacggtaaaaagaatatattaaattaaaatatgttaaatatgtttttaaatataaaattttgaattttcaatattaatctctatcaaataaaaatgtattttttagttTCTACAAAATTATCTTAATATTACTTTTAACTCATGCTGAAataaaacatgtttaattgtcctttgactttaaattttttaaatagttttttgtaattatgtttagaacattttaaaaagataatccacaaaaatttaaatttttttaactttagatgagttaaatataaatttttaagttaaagtatcaaaataaaaacaataaaatatggACCTAAGACTAGAAATAGATTTttgaaatcattttttttttgttgattagCTTTTTATAATGTCATAAATACgtatgaaaaaatttattaaaaaatatatattgccTTAATAGCATAGACTAAAACTGTATGTATACTAATTTTACATAAACTCAAAATGgtattttcattttacaaaaactaaaattgtaaggttgaaattttataaagattaataatatatttaatccaaataaaattaaaaactttcaTATATTTTAGAGCACATTATGCTACAactatttttgttcttcttttattttgaaagatttgaagaaaataaagttaatataatttaaaaattatttaattttttttttattgaactaAATACAAATTTCTTTTGTCTTATCTTTTCAATCTAACATGTCTATATTTATTCTTCTTCTCGTATCTCCTCTGTTAAAATCCCTCATATCCCTTCACTTTACTTAAATCAAACGTACtataagtaaaaatttaattgtctactctttttttatttctctctcttttaGATTTTGAACTATTTTTTGCTTTAGAATAAGTCATCGGCATGATTTTTCTCacattttcatttaaataagttattttgacatataattatttcttttgcTTTTTTGATGTTTGTGTTGTTTGAGTGCAACGTTATTTTATTCATCGTTTTAGTATAATGTTGATTGATTTtccatttttttgttatatttttttagttaaaattgataaatcaatttcGATCTAAtagatgtatttt
Protein-coding sequences here:
- the LOC101501843 gene encoding heavy metal-associated isoprenylated plant protein 47, with product MKQKIVMKVYMNCQKCRTKAFKVVASTYGVNFVGLEGEEKDKLVVIGEGVDAVKLIKWLRKKVGQTNILRLTEVKDG